The following are encoded together in the Lusitaniella coriacea LEGE 07157 genome:
- a CDS encoding phosphoribosyltransferase, giving the protein MPELYVSWSEYHQKIEILAAQIYQSAWDFNQIVCLAKGGLRVGDLLCRIYDKPLAILSASSYGGADNRIRGQIEFSQHLSMTEKTLGNRILLVDDLVDSGISLREAILWLQDRYGNEIAAIRTATIWHKSCSEIAPDYSVDYLPDNPWIHQPFEPYEQVTPKELASRYRRLAEASG; this is encoded by the coding sequence ATGCCAGAGCTTTATGTGTCTTGGTCGGAGTACCATCAAAAAATCGAAATTCTTGCCGCCCAAATTTACCAATCCGCTTGGGATTTCAATCAAATTGTTTGTCTTGCAAAAGGCGGATTGCGGGTTGGCGATCTCCTTTGCCGTATTTACGATAAACCTTTGGCAATTCTCTCAGCTTCCTCTTACGGCGGTGCAGACAATCGCATCCGGGGTCAAATCGAATTTTCCCAACACCTCTCGATGACAGAGAAAACCTTGGGAAATCGCATTTTATTAGTAGACGATTTGGTTGATTCTGGAATCAGCCTTCGAGAAGCAATCCTTTGGTTGCAAGATCGTTATGGCAACGAGATTGCAGCAATTCGCACCGCAACAATTTGGCATAAAAGTTGTTCGGAAATCGCGCCGGATTACTCTGTGGATTATTTACCCGACAATCCCTGGATTCACCAACCCTTTGAACCCTACGAACAAGTGACACCCAAAGAATTGGCATCGCGGTATCGGCGGTTGGCAGAGGCTAGTGGTTAG
- a CDS encoding MFS transporter yields MSDASTSNLNPPAAPKREKLNFSTKLAYGSGDMGPAITANVLVFFLLYFFTNVAGLPAGLAGSILAIGKIADAINDPIMGIMSDRTRSRWGRRLPWMIWGALPFGLLFFLQFLVPQFSSDDGVNNWLLFAYYVFIAILFNIAYTAVNLPYTALTPELTQDYNERTSLNSFRMAFSIGGSILSLILAQIIFAIYPDNPAKQYWVLGLLCSAISIIAIFWCALRIQERGKEPILNGRQKRILGIILIGLGGFAIAFGIGKTVAESFNITSLIGILLGLQLIPCGLTLFFSKSEAHLLYRPAKANATPTETTPSLPFLEQLRIAFQNKPFLYVIGIYLCSWLAVQLTGSILIYFVVSWMGMSEATFPQVAIAVQGTALIMLFIWKAVSDRVGKKAVYFMGTAIWIIAQGGLFLLQPGQILQMYVLAVLAGFGVSVAYLIPWSMIPDVIELDELNTGQRREGIFYGFMVLLQKFGLALALWIVGIALELSQFIERPPGGEIPIQPDSALLAIRVAIGPLPTVILIGGLILAYFYPITRDVHAQILLQLQERREKNSDD; encoded by the coding sequence ATGAGTGACGCTTCAACTTCTAATTTAAATCCTCCTGCTGCCCCAAAGCGCGAAAAGCTTAATTTTTCCACGAAATTAGCTTATGGTTCTGGGGATATGGGTCCTGCGATTACGGCGAATGTTCTTGTCTTTTTTCTGCTGTATTTTTTCACGAATGTCGCGGGATTGCCTGCGGGTTTAGCGGGGAGTATTTTAGCGATTGGCAAAATTGCCGATGCGATTAACGATCCGATTATGGGTATTATGAGCGATCGCACGCGATCGCGCTGGGGTCGTCGTCTCCCCTGGATGATTTGGGGTGCGTTGCCTTTTGGGTTACTTTTTTTCTTGCAGTTTCTCGTTCCCCAATTCAGTAGCGATGATGGGGTCAATAATTGGCTGCTATTTGCTTACTACGTTTTCATTGCAATCCTCTTCAACATTGCGTACACAGCCGTTAACCTCCCCTACACTGCCTTAACCCCCGAATTGACTCAGGACTATAACGAACGCACGAGTTTGAATAGCTTTCGTATGGCGTTTTCCATTGGGGGAAGCATTTTATCCTTAATTTTGGCGCAGATTATTTTTGCCATCTATCCCGATAACCCGGCAAAACAATATTGGGTGTTGGGATTGTTGTGTAGCGCTATCTCAATTATTGCAATTTTTTGGTGCGCCCTTCGCATTCAAGAAAGGGGCAAAGAACCGATTTTAAACGGACGGCAAAAGCGCATCTTAGGCATTATATTAATTGGATTGGGAGGGTTCGCGATCGCGTTTGGTATTGGAAAAACCGTTGCTGAGTCTTTTAATATCACCAGTCTCATCGGAATTCTGTTGGGTTTACAGTTAATTCCTTGCGGTCTAACCCTCTTCTTTTCCAAGTCCGAAGCCCATCTCCTGTACCGTCCCGCAAAAGCCAACGCTACGCCAACCGAGACAACACCCTCTCTTCCCTTTCTCGAACAACTGCGAATTGCCTTTCAAAACAAACCGTTTCTATACGTCATTGGTATTTATCTCTGTTCCTGGCTAGCCGTTCAACTCACCGGGTCAATTCTGATTTACTTTGTCGTTAGTTGGATGGGGATGTCAGAAGCAACCTTTCCTCAAGTCGCCATTGCGGTGCAAGGAACGGCGTTAATTATGCTATTTATCTGGAAAGCAGTCAGCGATCGCGTGGGGAAAAAAGCTGTCTATTTTATGGGAACGGCTATCTGGATTATCGCCCAAGGCGGGTTATTTCTCCTGCAACCCGGTCAAATTCTCCAAATGTACGTCCTCGCCGTTCTTGCTGGGTTTGGCGTATCCGTCGCCTACCTCATCCCCTGGTCGATGATTCCCGATGTCATCGAACTCGACGAACTGAACACCGGACAGCGCCGCGAAGGAATTTTCTACGGATTTATGGTTTTACTGCAAAAATTCGGTCTAGCCCTTGCTTTGTGGATTGTGGGGATTGCCCTAGAACTTTCGCAGTTTATTGAAAGACCGCCCGGAGGAGAAATCCCCATTCAACCCGATAGCGCCCTTCTCGCCATCCGCGTTGCCATTGGTCCCCTTCCCACGGTTATTTTAATCGGAGGGTTAATTCTCGCCTACTTCTATCCCATCACCCGCGACGTTCACGCCCAAATCCTCTTGCAACTCCAAGAACGACGAGAGAAGAATTCAGATGACTGA
- a CDS encoding nucleoside phosphorylase, whose translation MKHYHLGFDLADLGSPLPKLALLSGDRDRAKTIAQTHLKNSRLLSKNRGLDSYLGYLKNGQPVLSATSGMGAPSLSIIVNELVQVGITQIIRIGTCGSIQPNVKVGSVVITQAALCRQGAANDIAPPEYPASADPFLTVALVKAASTLGIDHHLGITASVDTFYEGQERTNSSANPHLLRHLQGITEEYRQLNILNYEMESGTLLKMAGVYGFSAACICAVVAQRTEAETVALERKEEAVERAIRIAVQAIS comes from the coding sequence ATGAAGCATTATCATCTTGGTTTTGACTTGGCGGATCTGGGTTCTCCACTTCCCAAACTCGCGTTGTTGAGTGGCGATCGCGATCGCGCGAAAACCATCGCCCAAACCCACCTGAAAAACAGCCGCCTCCTCTCGAAAAATCGCGGACTCGATAGCTATCTCGGTTACTTAAAAAATGGGCAACCCGTACTCTCCGCAACCAGTGGTATGGGCGCGCCTTCTTTGAGTATTATTGTTAATGAATTAGTCCAGGTTGGCATCACCCAAATTATTCGCATCGGAACTTGCGGTTCGATTCAACCCAATGTCAAAGTAGGGAGCGTTGTCATCACTCAAGCGGCGCTATGCCGACAGGGGGCAGCGAATGATATTGCCCCTCCAGAGTATCCCGCTTCTGCCGACCCCTTCCTCACCGTTGCCCTCGTTAAAGCCGCCTCGACTTTAGGCATTGACCATCACCTGGGTATTACCGCCTCAGTGGATACCTTTTATGAAGGGCAGGAACGCACCAATTCTTCCGCTAATCCACACCTTTTGCGCCATCTTCAAGGAATAACAGAAGAATACCGCCAATTGAACATTCTGAACTACGAAATGGAATCGGGAACGCTGTTGAAAATGGCAGGGGTTTATGGCTTTTCTGCGGCTTGTATTTGCGCGGTCGTTGCCCAACGCACAGAAGCAGAAACCGTCGCCCTAGAGCGCAAGGAAGAGGCGGTAGAGCGAGCGATTCGGATTGCAGTACAGGCAATCAGTTAG
- a CDS encoding YqeG family HAD IIIA-type phosphatase: MSWEARLQPNLVLGGPITNLTPDLLKQYRLKGLVLDVDETLVPLREREVSQEVQVWIQEIRSCASLWLVSNNLSENRIGGIAKSLDLPYILGARKPSRRKLRQAVEEMNLPFKQVAMVGDRLFTDVWAGNRLGMFSILVEPMIDPAIAPKFYALRNFEVLISQWLGVSIAGQQQNLK, translated from the coding sequence ATGTCTTGGGAAGCTCGTTTACAACCCAATCTCGTCCTCGGTGGTCCAATTACCAATTTGACTCCGGATCTCCTCAAGCAATATCGCCTTAAAGGATTGGTGTTGGATGTGGATGAAACCCTCGTTCCCCTGCGAGAACGGGAGGTGTCGCAAGAGGTGCAAGTTTGGATACAAGAAATTCGGTCTTGTGCGTCTCTGTGGCTGGTAAGTAATAATCTGAGTGAAAATCGCATTGGGGGTATTGCGAAATCCCTCGATCTTCCCTATATTTTGGGCGCGCGCAAGCCCTCTCGTCGCAAATTGAGGCAAGCGGTTGAGGAGATGAACCTGCCTTTCAAACAGGTGGCAATGGTCGGAGATCGCCTGTTTACAGATGTTTGGGCGGGCAATCGTTTGGGAATGTTTTCTATTTTGGTCGAACCGATGATCGATCCCGCGATCGCGCCGAAGTTCTATGCACTGCGCAATTTTGAAGTTCTCATCTCTCAGTGGTTGGGGGTTTCAATCGCGGGGCAGCAACAAAACTTAAAATAA
- the mltG gene encoding endolytic transglycosylase MltG codes for MNTTERISKWTYYLLILPIALVFCGWQGWAWWNWVISPTTPTNLAETVGETIQLNIPSGTSTQQIGKDLRSSGLIHSTLAWKIWASWLTVRNPEGAFKAGTYKLSTRESLPAIADDIWQGQVMRLSFTVPEGWSRWDMAKYFDAQGYFSEEEFIKAISQIPKDRYPWLPDGIEHLEGFLYPDTYELASDRVTPQQVITLMLNRFQGVALPLYQQQKDKTTLSLLEWVTLSSIVEKEAVLAEERDRIAGVFSGRLADGMKLEADPTVEYALGIRQTPDKPLTNKQIQITSPYNTYRYPGLPPTPIASPGLSSLKATLSPEKTDYRYFVARYDGTHLFTKTLEEHKAAVNAIRQQRKALKNKPE; via the coding sequence ATGAATACGACCGAACGAATTTCTAAATGGACTTATTATCTGCTGATATTGCCGATCGCGCTTGTTTTTTGTGGATGGCAAGGATGGGCGTGGTGGAATTGGGTTATCTCTCCCACAACACCGACGAATCTGGCTGAAACAGTAGGAGAAACCATTCAACTCAATATTCCTTCGGGAACCTCAACCCAGCAAATCGGCAAAGACCTCAGATCGAGCGGTTTGATCCACTCTACCCTCGCTTGGAAAATATGGGCTTCTTGGCTGACGGTTCGCAATCCTGAAGGTGCGTTCAAGGCGGGAACCTACAAACTTTCAACCCGCGAGTCCCTTCCCGCGATCGCGGACGACATTTGGCAAGGACAGGTGATGCGGCTGAGTTTCACCGTTCCCGAAGGATGGTCGCGATGGGACATGGCAAAGTATTTTGACGCACAAGGCTACTTTAGCGAAGAAGAATTTATCAAAGCAATTTCCCAAATTCCCAAAGACCGCTATCCGTGGTTGCCCGATGGGATCGAGCATTTGGAAGGTTTTTTGTATCCCGATACCTACGAATTGGCAAGCGATCGCGTGACCCCGCAACAGGTCATCACCCTAATGCTCAATCGCTTTCAGGGAGTCGCACTCCCCCTTTATCAGCAGCAAAAGGATAAAACAACACTCAGTTTGCTCGAATGGGTCACTCTCTCCAGTATCGTGGAAAAAGAAGCCGTCCTTGCAGAAGAACGCGATCGCATTGCTGGCGTATTCTCCGGACGCTTGGCAGATGGGATGAAATTGGAAGCAGACCCCACCGTTGAATATGCCCTCGGCATTCGGCAAACCCCCGACAAACCCCTAACGAACAAGCAGATACAAATTACTTCTCCCTACAACACCTATCGCTATCCCGGACTTCCCCCAACGCCTATTGCCAGTCCCGGTTTATCTAGTCTCAAAGCAACCCTGTCTCCAGAAAAAACTGACTATCGCTACTTTGTCGCGCGTTATGATGGGACGCATCTCTTTACAAAAACCCTAGAAGAACACAAAGCGGCAGTTAATGCCATTCGGCAGCAACGAAAAGCGTTAAAGAATAAACCTGAATAA
- a CDS encoding DUF3727 domain-containing protein: MSLSHFSEPNGQSSAEIVNLDDDLGRSLPCYIERSFTVEDSTYVLLLPVDAPVAIVAWDGKKDEDSATWIEDSEEIARIFPDAKAVLAERDLSLKNAAFTLTVEGELSALDEEDILTIEIENDGGEVISDDFQFLASFYNQGQEYELYTPLSPFLFFARASSAGELELLSPEDEEFRKIQPFLEEWLSEE, encoded by the coding sequence ATGTCTCTCTCCCATTTTTCCGAACCCAACGGACAATCGAGTGCAGAAATTGTCAACCTTGACGACGATTTAGGACGATCGCTCCCTTGCTATATCGAACGGTCTTTCACTGTTGAGGATTCGACTTATGTCTTGCTACTTCCGGTTGATGCGCCTGTTGCCATTGTTGCCTGGGATGGCAAAAAAGACGAGGACAGTGCGACTTGGATTGAAGACAGCGAGGAAATTGCTCGAATCTTTCCCGATGCCAAAGCCGTTCTAGCAGAACGGGATCTCAGCTTGAAAAATGCAGCCTTCACTCTCACAGTGGAAGGAGAATTATCCGCACTAGATGAAGAGGATATTCTGACCATTGAAATTGAGAATGACGGAGGCGAAGTCATCTCAGACGATTTTCAGTTTTTAGCCAGCTTCTATAATCAAGGGCAAGAATACGAACTTTATACCCCTCTGTCTCCTTTTCTCTTCTTTGCTAGGGCGAGTTCTGCGGGAGAATTAGAACTTCTCTCCCCGGAAGACGAGGAATTTCGGAAAATTCAGCCTTTTCTAGAAGAATGGCTCTCTGAAGAATAG
- the surE gene encoding 5'/3'-nucleotidase SurE, protein MTNDRPFNLLISNDDGIFAMGVRTLADTLAKAGHHVTVVCPDRERSATGHGLTLHQPIRANRVDSIFHPNVTAWSCSGTPSDCVKLALHALLEVRPDFVLSGINHGSNLGTDVLYSGTVSAAMEGVIEGIPSVALSLASFKSSEFPTAAQFARTLLAKFAQNPLKEATLLNINVPPVTPDAIAGVTIARQGLRRYIEQFEKRIDPRGKSYYWLAGEVIEDIEQSDRLHLPDGIPTDVRAIQENYITITPLQYNLTDVRSVDQLLNNPSLYGL, encoded by the coding sequence ATGACGAACGATCGACCTTTCAACCTGTTAATCAGCAACGATGATGGCATTTTCGCAATGGGAGTGCGAACCCTTGCGGATACTTTAGCAAAAGCCGGTCATCATGTTACCGTGGTTTGTCCCGATCGCGAACGTTCGGCAACCGGACACGGATTGACGCTACACCAACCGATTCGAGCCAATCGAGTCGATTCGATTTTCCATCCCAACGTCACTGCTTGGTCTTGCTCTGGAACCCCCTCAGATTGCGTTAAGCTCGCGCTCCACGCCCTATTGGAGGTACGACCCGATTTTGTCCTCTCTGGGATTAACCACGGCTCTAACCTGGGAACCGACGTGCTGTACTCCGGAACGGTTTCGGCAGCAATGGAAGGAGTGATCGAAGGCATTCCCAGTGTTGCCTTGAGTTTGGCGAGTTTCAAGTCTTCTGAGTTTCCCACCGCCGCGCAGTTTGCTCGAACTTTATTGGCGAAATTTGCTCAAAATCCCCTAAAAGAAGCCACTTTACTCAATATCAACGTCCCTCCCGTTACCCCAGACGCGATCGCGGGAGTGACGATCGCGCGCCAAGGCTTGCGGCGCTACATCGAACAGTTTGAAAAACGCATCGATCCTCGCGGCAAAAGTTACTACTGGCTTGCAGGAGAAGTCATCGAAGACATCGAGCAATCAGATCGCCTGCACCTTCCAGACGGCATTCCCACAGACGTTCGAGCGATTCAAGAAAACTATATTACAATTACCCCTCTACAATATAATCTTACCGATGTCCGTAGCGTTGACCAATTACTGAATAATCCTTCGCTCTATGGGTTATAA
- the pheS gene encoding phenylalanine--tRNA ligase subunit alpha — protein sequence MEIEQQLSELQQDATRAIASLTTLEELDPLRVSYLGKKGKLSQILRGMGKLSGEERPRIGAIANEIKEALQTGLEQAKNRLEQAQIAAQLEAETLDVTMPGVYRPLGRVHPLNSTIDRAIDIFIGLGYTVAEGPEMESEYYNFEALNTPADHPARDMQDTFYLTDGNLLRTQTSSVQIRYMETHEPPICVVAPGRVYRRDTVDATHSAVFHQLELLVVDKGITFTDLKGTVKEFIRQMFGEDLETVFRASYFPFTEPSAEVDVRWKGKWLEMGGCGMVDPNVLKAVGYDPEVYTGFAAGFGVERFAMVLHQIDDIRRLYNSDLRFLRQF from the coding sequence ATGGAAATCGAGCAGCAACTGAGCGAACTGCAACAAGACGCAACTCGCGCGATCGCGTCACTGACAACCCTTGAGGAACTCGACCCCTTGCGCGTCAGCTATTTGGGCAAAAAAGGGAAACTTTCGCAAATTTTGCGGGGGATGGGCAAACTTAGTGGGGAAGAACGACCGCGAATTGGCGCGATCGCGAACGAGATTAAAGAAGCCCTCCAAACCGGACTAGAACAAGCCAAAAACCGCCTCGAACAGGCACAAATTGCCGCACAACTCGAAGCAGAAACCCTCGATGTCACCATGCCGGGAGTCTACCGTCCCCTCGGTCGCGTCCATCCCCTCAACAGTACCATCGACCGCGCGATCGACATCTTCATCGGTTTGGGATACACCGTTGCAGAAGGGCCCGAAATGGAATCGGAGTACTATAATTTTGAAGCCCTCAACACCCCCGCAGACCACCCCGCGCGGGATATGCAAGACACCTTCTATCTTACCGATGGCAACCTCCTGCGCACCCAAACCTCCTCGGTACAAATCCGCTACATGGAAACCCACGAACCGCCGATTTGCGTTGTTGCCCCCGGTCGGGTGTATCGTCGGGATACAGTAGATGCGACCCACTCCGCAGTTTTCCATCAACTCGAACTCCTCGTTGTTGACAAAGGCATTACCTTTACCGACCTGAAAGGAACCGTTAAAGAATTCATCCGCCAGATGTTCGGAGAAGACCTAGAAACCGTCTTCCGCGCCAGCTACTTCCCCTTCACCGAACCCTCCGCAGAAGTAGACGTGCGGTGGAAAGGGAAATGGCTTGAAATGGGGGGATGCGGCATGGTTGACCCCAACGTTCTCAAAGCGGTGGGGTACGATCCAGAAGTTTATACGGGATTTGCCGCCGGGTTTGGGGTGGAACGCTTCGCAATGGTTCTCCATCAAATCGACGACATTCGCCGCCTCTACAATAGCGATTTGCGCTTTTTGCGGCAATTTTAA
- a CDS encoding amino acid ABC transporter substrate-binding protein, translated as MLKWGSLVTATLVLAVSLTSCATPNTNSSTEGGRSATASGGKSRLDIVKERGELICGVDGKIPGFSFVDETGEYSGLDVDVCKAVAAAVLGDASKVQYRPLDSTERFTALSGGEVDMLSRNTTWTLSRDTSVGLEFAPTTFFDGQGMMVPTNSNIADLKAFQGKSICVEAGTTTELNLTDNLRKAGVEAEISTFQQADQAYNAYLEGRCQGMTSDKSQLLARRSKFPNPDEHILLDVTMSKEPLGPVTINNDSAWFDVVKWVTYGLIEAEEFGIMQANVEEMLESDDPNIRRFLGVEQGLGEGIGLEDDFMVKAIEAVGNYGEVYDRNLGEQSTFNLPRGQNDLWTNGGLMYSPPFR; from the coding sequence ATGTTGAAATGGGGTTCCCTTGTAACAGCGACTTTAGTGCTGGCTGTATCTCTAACATCCTGCGCGACTCCCAATACAAACAGTTCGACTGAAGGAGGGAGGTCAGCCACCGCTTCTGGAGGGAAAAGCCGCCTTGATATTGTCAAAGAGCGCGGAGAATTGATTTGTGGCGTTGATGGGAAAATTCCCGGTTTTAGTTTCGTTGACGAGACAGGGGAATATTCCGGTTTAGATGTAGATGTGTGTAAAGCCGTTGCAGCCGCAGTTCTCGGCGATGCCAGCAAAGTTCAATATCGACCCCTCGACTCCACCGAACGCTTCACCGCACTATCCGGAGGAGAAGTTGATATGCTCTCGCGCAATACAACCTGGACGCTGAGTCGCGATACCTCAGTGGGTTTGGAATTTGCTCCCACAACCTTTTTCGACGGTCAGGGAATGATGGTACCCACTAATAGCAATATTGCAGATTTAAAAGCATTTCAAGGAAAAAGTATTTGTGTTGAAGCGGGAACGACCACAGAATTGAATCTGACAGATAATTTGCGCAAAGCAGGGGTTGAAGCAGAAATTTCCACTTTTCAACAAGCCGACCAAGCTTACAATGCTTACCTGGAAGGTCGCTGTCAGGGGATGACCTCCGATAAATCTCAACTGCTGGCGCGTCGCAGTAAGTTTCCCAACCCAGACGAACACATTTTGCTCGATGTCACAATGTCCAAGGAACCTTTAGGGCCGGTAACCATTAATAATGATTCTGCTTGGTTTGATGTGGTCAAGTGGGTGACCTACGGATTGATTGAAGCAGAAGAATTTGGCATTATGCAAGCCAATGTCGAGGAAATGCTCGAAAGTGACGACCCGAATATTCGCCGTTTCCTGGGTGTCGAACAGGGATTAGGTGAGGGAATTGGTTTAGAAGACGACTTCATGGTTAAGGCGATTGAAGCGGTGGGAAATTATGGCGAGGTGTACGACCGCAATTTAGGGGAACAATCCACTTTCAACTTACCCAGGGGACAAAACGATTTGTGGACGAATGGGGGATTGATGTATTCTCCGCCGTTCCGTTAA
- a CDS encoding amino acid ABC transporter permease, protein MTHNSEHKIPLWRDDRFWKIVLQVLAAVVAISLVSLLWYNVTVNMQNQGIQFGFGFLKDQASFAIQESPISYNPARDPYRRVLFAGLLNSLRVMVSGIVLTTILGVAMGVASFSGNWLLRKGSQVYVEVVRNIPLLLQLFFWYKVVFLKFPNPSNRIEWLGSIYLSNRGVFLPWFPVNWNFVAWMGVLVGCAIASILLWRWRIQQMLERGQSGRVQLLGLAVLGIAAILIILFGLGWQAPQEIATGTITGGLRLSIEFSALLVGLVVYTGAYIAEIVRAGIQSVSQGQWEAARALGLRPGLTMRLVVFPQALRVMIPLLNSQYMNLAKNSSLAIAIGYADIYSIANTTYNQTGRPVEVMFIIMMTYLIINLAISLSMNGLNKMVQLQER, encoded by the coding sequence GTGACCCATAATTCCGAACATAAAATTCCCCTCTGGCGAGACGACCGCTTTTGGAAAATAGTACTGCAAGTTTTGGCAGCCGTTGTCGCAATTTCCCTGGTTTCCCTGCTTTGGTATAACGTAACGGTCAATATGCAGAATCAGGGGATTCAATTTGGCTTTGGGTTTCTGAAAGATCAAGCCTCCTTTGCCATTCAGGAAAGTCCGATCTCCTACAATCCGGCGCGAGATCCTTACCGCCGGGTGTTATTTGCCGGATTACTCAATTCCTTACGAGTAATGGTATCGGGAATCGTTTTAACGACGATTTTGGGAGTGGCAATGGGGGTTGCTAGCTTTTCTGGGAATTGGCTGCTGCGCAAAGGGAGTCAGGTTTATGTGGAGGTGGTGCGGAACATCCCTTTATTGCTGCAATTGTTCTTTTGGTATAAGGTTGTTTTTCTCAAGTTTCCCAATCCTAGCAATCGGATTGAATGGTTGGGATCGATTTATCTGAGCAATCGCGGCGTGTTTTTACCTTGGTTCCCGGTGAATTGGAATTTTGTGGCTTGGATGGGTGTTTTGGTTGGGTGCGCGATCGCGTCTATTCTACTTTGGCGGTGGCGAATCCAACAAATGCTCGAACGCGGTCAATCGGGTCGGGTTCAATTGCTGGGACTCGCAGTCTTGGGAATTGCAGCAATTTTAATCATTCTTTTCGGGTTGGGATGGCAAGCACCTCAAGAAATCGCAACGGGTACGATAACTGGCGGTTTGCGCTTGAGTATTGAATTTTCTGCTTTGTTGGTGGGGTTAGTCGTCTACACCGGTGCTTATATTGCTGAAATTGTTCGTGCAGGCATTCAATCGGTGAGTCAAGGACAGTGGGAAGCGGCGAGAGCGTTGGGACTGCGACCGGGACTCACAATGCGCCTAGTGGTCTTTCCCCAAGCGTTGCGCGTGATGATTCCCCTGCTGAATAGTCAGTATATGAATTTGGCGAAAAATTCCAGTCTCGCGATCGCGATTGGTTACGCAGATATCTACTCTATCGCCAATACAACCTACAATCAAACGGGTCGTCCCGTGGAAGTGATGTTTATTATCATGATGACCTATCTGATTATTAACCTGGCGATCTCCCTGTCGATGAATGGGTTAAACAAAATGGTACAGCTACAAGAACGTTGA
- a CDS encoding GNAT family N-acetyltransferase — MCDLNIVVVSYSQALREIQKIRRTVFQEEQGVAPELEFDGQDDIAEHFLAYWQGQAVGTARMRQLDESTVKIERLAVLKSARGQGIGRKLMEKVLDRAISQNYSKAVANAQEYVKSLYEKLGFEPVGERFEEAGIPHRKMVKQLSDSTPRSSGEQP, encoded by the coding sequence ATGTGCGATCTCAATATTGTCGTAGTCTCCTACTCCCAAGCCTTGAGGGAGATTCAAAAAATTCGACGTACCGTTTTCCAAGAAGAGCAAGGAGTCGCGCCAGAACTCGAATTTGACGGTCAAGATGACATCGCAGAGCATTTTCTTGCTTATTGGCAAGGTCAGGCAGTGGGGACGGCGAGAATGCGACAGTTGGATGAGAGTACGGTAAAAATCGAGCGTCTTGCGGTTCTTAAATCGGCGAGAGGTCAGGGGATTGGACGAAAATTGATGGAAAAAGTGCTAGATCGCGCAATTTCACAAAATTACAGTAAAGCTGTGGCGAACGCTCAGGAATATGTCAAGTCATTGTATGAAAAATTAGGTTTCGAGCCAGTGGGGGAGCGCTTTGAGGAAGCGGGAATTCCCCACCGAAAAATGGTGAAACAGCTATCCGACTCAACCCCAAGGTCGAGCGGAGAACAACCATAA
- a CDS encoding tol-pal system YbgF family protein: MSLESQEAFQKQYQAGKQAFERGQYRASIERLKAACELTITSSRLGGETQLWLVTAYQAAGESADAIALCESLLQHPHSATRQQAKRLLEIIKAPILKRPKEWMTEIPDLKNLSDSSREDRFIRSKPTQEPKKKYQPEPVDLTQVDTKDNHFTGIALVAILLILGGLWLFSARPWG, translated from the coding sequence GTGAGTCTAGAGAGTCAAGAAGCCTTTCAAAAACAATACCAAGCTGGAAAGCAAGCCTTTGAACGCGGGCAATATCGCGCCAGCATTGAACGCCTTAAAGCTGCGTGCGAACTGACTATTACCTCCTCGCGTTTGGGTGGAGAGACGCAACTTTGGTTAGTAACAGCCTATCAAGCAGCGGGTGAAAGTGCGGACGCGATCGCGCTGTGCGAATCGCTTTTGCAACATCCCCATTCCGCAACCCGACAGCAGGCAAAACGGCTCTTAGAAATTATTAAAGCACCGATTCTCAAACGCCCCAAGGAGTGGATGACAGAAATCCCCGACTTGAAAAATTTGTCCGATAGCAGCCGAGAGGATCGTTTTATCCGCAGTAAACCCACCCAAGAACCGAAAAAAAAATACCAACCCGAACCCGTCGATTTAACGCAAGTAGATACGAAAGACAATCACTTTACCGGAATTGCGTTGGTTGCCATTCTCCTCATTTTAGGGGGATTATGGTTGTTCTCCGCTCGACCTTGGGGTTGA
- a CDS encoding helix-turn-helix domain-containing protein — MGKAGEALKQVLETYGITQNQLAVAMGTRRSNVGRWFHGQVDPTGNTIAEITQALRRLNPTAAEAFVRLYLGELLEGEDE, encoded by the coding sequence ATGGGCAAAGCAGGGGAAGCACTCAAACAAGTGCTAGAAACTTACGGAATTACACAAAATCAGTTAGCAGTTGCGATGGGAACCCGACGCTCGAATGTGGGACGTTGGTTCCACGGGCAAGTAGACCCCACAGGGAATACGATCGCGGAAATAACTCAAGCCTTACGAAGACTCAATCCAACGGCGGCTGAGGCGTTTGTGCGGCTTTATTTGGGAGAATTGTTGGAAGGAGAAGATGAATAA